Proteins from a genomic interval of Chloroflexota bacterium:
- the pstA gene encoding phosphate ABC transporter permease PstA yields the protein MYEIALRRRVVDHLMVALCGLAAAIGVGVLGVLLIHVVVNGVSALTPALITSLPTPLGVEGGGIAHAIIGSAIIVGIACVVGIPLGVGAGVYLAEYAGPRAGALVRFTADVMTGVPSIVVGIFGFALIVTRTGAFSALAGSFSLAVIAIPIVARTTEEVFHLVPLELREASLALGIRRWRTISSVVLPTASAGVITGAMLALARMAGETAPLIFTTLGNNFWNVDPTRPTAAMTLTIFQYAIWPYAYLQRQAWAASLLLLLVILVLNVAVRLTYRSYRGS from the coding sequence GTGTACGAGATCGCGCTGAGGCGCCGAGTCGTCGACCACCTCATGGTCGCGCTGTGCGGGCTTGCGGCGGCGATTGGCGTTGGGGTGCTGGGCGTGCTCCTCATCCATGTTGTCGTGAACGGCGTTTCCGCGCTCACGCCGGCGCTCATCACGAGCCTCCCCACGCCGCTGGGAGTCGAAGGCGGAGGCATCGCCCACGCCATTATCGGCAGCGCCATCATCGTCGGGATCGCATGCGTCGTCGGGATCCCGCTCGGCGTTGGGGCGGGCGTGTACCTCGCCGAGTACGCGGGGCCGCGCGCGGGCGCGCTGGTGCGGTTCACGGCGGACGTGATGACCGGGGTCCCCAGCATCGTGGTCGGCATCTTCGGATTCGCCCTTATCGTGACGCGGACCGGCGCCTTTTCTGCCCTGGCGGGGTCCTTCTCCCTCGCCGTCATCGCCATCCCCATCGTGGCGCGGACCACCGAGGAGGTCTTCCATCTCGTTCCCCTGGAGCTGCGCGAAGCATCGCTGGCCCTTGGCATCAGACGGTGGCGGACGATCTCCAGCGTCGTGCTCCCCACCGCGTCGGCCGGTGTCATCACCGGGGCTATGCTGGCGCTGGCGCGCATGGCCGGCGAGACGGCGCCGCTGATCTTCACGACGCTGGGAAACAACTTCTGGAACGTCGACCCCACGCGGCCGACGGCGGCCATGACCCTCACGATCTTTCAGTACGCGATCTGGCCATACGCCTACCTCCAGCGGCAGGCATGGGCGGCGTCGCTCCTGTTGCTGCTCGTCATCCTTGTCCTCAACGTCGCCGTGCGGCTCACGTACCGGAGCTATCGAGGGAGCTGA